A DNA window from Flavisolibacter ginsenosidimutans contains the following coding sequences:
- a CDS encoding YdeI/OmpD-associated family protein, producing the protein MPSSTAQKLKIKEGYTLLTVHAPSDFKTALGELPKDVKLSGKTKTYNQIHWFVKDKAQVEEEVENIVALLKEGVVCWIYYPKSSSKMQTDLTRDKGWEALLRHEELQWISLVSFNETWSVFGMRTKTEADKKKETKPKERAVFNYLDAATKTVYLPEDFSKLLDKTEKEKTFFNTLSFSNKKEYVEWIVSAKREETRQTRVKESLERLGKGWKNPSNR; encoded by the coding sequence ATGCCGTCTTCCACCGCACAAAAATTAAAAATTAAAGAAGGCTACACCCTGCTTACCGTTCACGCCCCTTCCGATTTTAAAACAGCGTTGGGCGAACTGCCCAAAGACGTAAAACTTTCCGGCAAGACTAAAACCTACAACCAAATTCACTGGTTTGTGAAAGACAAGGCGCAGGTGGAAGAAGAAGTGGAAAACATCGTTGCGCTTTTGAAAGAAGGTGTCGTTTGCTGGATTTACTACCCGAAAAGCTCGTCGAAAATGCAAACGGATTTAACCCGTGATAAAGGCTGGGAGGCTTTGTTGAGGCACGAGGAACTGCAATGGATCAGCCTTGTTTCTTTCAATGAAACATGGTCTGTGTTTGGAATGCGCACCAAAACCGAAGCCGATAAAAAGAAAGAGACAAAACCAAAAGAGCGGGCCGTTTTCAATTACCTTGATGCCGCCACAAAAACAGTTTACCTTCCCGAAGATTTTTCAAAACTTCTCGACAAAACGGAAAAAGAAAAAACCTTTTTTAACACGCTTTCCTTCAGCAATAAAAAAGAATACGTTGAGTGGATTGTTTCAGCGAAACGCGAGGAGACGAGGCAAACAAGAGTGAAAGAATCGCTTGAACGATTGGGTAAAGGCTGGAAGAACCCGTCGAACCGGTAG
- a CDS encoding M23 family metallopeptidase encodes MKNQSFVFALLALALVSFSFTKKPVHRTHKKKTTVSRSLDFPVAGMKSNIGGFWGDSRDGGERKHKGIDIFAKKGTPVVAVSDGRIVKEAHTPIGGKTIWLKPTNYSWTAYYAHLDRQLVKPGQRVRKGQVLGTVGNTGNARTTPSHLHFGIRPGKGWVNPLPYVKHSPKVAAKVSKVKAQRKRHRK; translated from the coding sequence ATGAAAAATCAATCCTTCGTTTTTGCCCTTCTTGCTTTGGCCCTTGTTTCGTTTTCGTTTACCAAAAAGCCGGTTCACAGAACGCACAAGAAAAAAACAACAGTCAGCCGCTCCCTGGACTTTCCGGTGGCGGGCATGAAAAGCAACATTGGGGGCTTTTGGGGCGATAGCCGCGACGGCGGCGAACGCAAGCACAAAGGCATTGACATCTTTGCAAAAAAAGGAACGCCGGTAGTGGCCGTGAGCGACGGCCGGATTGTGAAAGAGGCGCACACGCCCATCGGTGGAAAAACCATCTGGCTCAAGCCCACCAATTATTCGTGGACGGCTTACTATGCGCACCTGGATAGACAACTGGTAAAGCCGGGGCAGCGTGTGCGAAAAGGACAGGTGCTTGGCACTGTTGGCAACACGGGCAATGCACGCACCACCCCGTCACATTTGCACTTTGGCATTCGTCCGGGAAAAGGCTGGGTAAATCCTTTGCCTTATGTAAAACATTCGCCCAAAGTGGCCGCAAAGGTTTCAAAGGTGAAGGCACAAAGGAAAAGACACCGGAAATAA
- a CDS encoding Hcp family type VI secretion system effector — protein sequence MSLNAYLTVTGQKQGQIKGGVTQKGREGSVAVYAVDHEIISPRDASSGLPTGKRQHKPITITKELDKATPLLYKALVSNENLTEVVLKFFAANPNGIEVNSYIIKLTNASIASIHTDMENNKIDPGTKLPVLELVSFTYQKIEWTWVDGGITAGDNWQASA from the coding sequence ATGTCACTCAACGCTTATCTCACCGTAACCGGTCAAAAACAAGGACAGATCAAAGGTGGTGTCACACAAAAAGGCCGCGAAGGTTCTGTTGCCGTTTATGCCGTAGATCACGAAATCATTTCGCCGCGTGATGCGTCCAGCGGCTTGCCTACCGGCAAAAGGCAACACAAGCCCATCACCATTACCAAAGAATTAGACAAAGCCACGCCGTTGTTGTACAAGGCACTTGTCAGTAACGAAAACCTGACAGAAGTTGTTCTGAAATTTTTCGCGGCCAATCCAAACGGAATAGAAGTAAACAGCTACATCATCAAGCTTACCAATGCCAGCATTGCTTCCATTCATACCGACATGGAGAACAACAAGATTGACCCCGGCACCAAGTTGCCCGTGCTTGAACTGGTTTCCTTCACCTACCAAAAAATTGAGTGGACCTGGGTGGACGGCGGAATAACGGCCGGTGACAATTGGCAGGCATCTGCTTAA
- a CDS encoding nuclear transport factor 2-like protein, which yields MKGLFVFCGLAVLLSACNNDTKVKASTTTSPDSTNSAATATVPADLPYTASYSSQWNNNVSDADLKTVLMTYKDWEMNNMKGLGSAMADSVEIDMANGEHFKKTNADLMKMWSTYRDSLSSAKIKMVAWDKMYSTDKKEGYVVTWYDETDTYKNGKVDSASYHDINQLKDGKIVWFAQYKRPKK from the coding sequence ATGAAAGGTTTATTTGTTTTCTGCGGCCTTGCCGTTCTTCTCTCTGCTTGCAACAACGACACGAAAGTAAAAGCAAGCACCACTACCTCACCGGACAGTACCAACAGCGCAGCTACGGCGACAGTGCCTGCCGACTTGCCCTACACGGCTTCTTATTCTTCTCAATGGAACAACAACGTTTCGGACGCCGATCTTAAAACGGTTTTGATGACGTACAAAGACTGGGAGATGAACAACATGAAAGGCCTGGGAAGCGCCATGGCCGATTCGGTAGAGATTGATATGGCGAACGGCGAACATTTCAAAAAAACAAATGCAGACCTGATGAAAATGTGGTCAACGTACAGGGACAGCCTTAGTTCCGCAAAAATAAAAATGGTCGCCTGGGATAAAATGTATTCAACCGACAAAAAAGAAGGTTACGTGGTTACCTGGTACGATGAAACAGATACATACAAAAACGGCAAGGTTGATTCGGCCAGCTATCACGACATCAACCAATTGAAAGACGGAAAGATTGTTTGGTTCGCACAGTACAAGCGGCCCAAAAAATAA
- a CDS encoding plastocyanin/azurin family copper-binding protein, translated as MKNFVVLLAFVLPFLFAACNNDNKKAESTSTTSQQGNTPPANLSNNIEITANDSMKFSTIELNVKANEKVTLTLKNVGTAPITAMGHNWILLKDNTDLDAFEKEANTAPDHIPANNSNIIAHTKLLGPGQSDTIEFTVPAGSYTFICSFPGHYKTMTGILTAY; from the coding sequence ATGAAAAATTTTGTTGTTCTCCTTGCTTTTGTTCTTCCATTTTTATTTGCCGCTTGCAACAACGATAACAAGAAAGCGGAAAGCACATCAACCACAAGCCAACAGGGCAATACCCCTCCTGCCAATCTCTCCAACAACATTGAAATAACGGCCAACGATTCAATGAAGTTCAGCACCATTGAGCTCAACGTAAAAGCAAATGAAAAAGTGACGCTAACGTTGAAGAACGTTGGCACAGCGCCTATAACAGCGATGGGCCACAACTGGATATTGCTAAAAGACAACACTGACCTTGACGCTTTTGAAAAAGAAGCCAACACGGCTCCCGATCACATTCCGGCGAATAATTCCAACATCATCGCCCATACAAAACTGCTTGGTCCCGGCCAGTCGGATACCATTGAGTTCACCGTGCCCGCAGGTTCTTACACCTTTATTTGCAGTTTCCCCGGTCACTACAAAACCATGACGGGCATACTGACGGCGTATTAA
- a CDS encoding SRPBCC family protein — MTNNSVSLHRVLKASPEKVYRAFTQATAVASWLPPYGFLCTVHEMNAEIGGIFKMSFHNFTTGNGHSFGGKYLELTPNEFIKYTDTFDDPNLPGEMTTSVWLRKVSVGTEIKILQENIPSMIPAEMCYLGWQESLEKLTKLVEPNIPDA; from the coding sequence ATGACCAACAACAGCGTTTCCCTGCATCGCGTTTTAAAAGCCTCACCGGAAAAAGTTTACCGCGCCTTTACCCAAGCTACTGCAGTGGCTTCCTGGCTGCCGCCGTACGGCTTTCTTTGTACCGTTCACGAAATGAACGCGGAGATAGGCGGTATCTTCAAAATGTCGTTTCACAATTTCACCACGGGCAATGGGCATTCCTTTGGCGGCAAATATTTAGAACTCACACCCAACGAGTTTATCAAATATACCGACACGTTCGACGATCCAAATCTGCCCGGCGAAATGACAACGTCGGTTTGGCTGCGCAAGGTTTCGGTTGGCACCGAGATAAAAATTTTGCAGGAAAACATTCCTTCCATGATACCGGCCGAGATGTGCTATTTGGGCTGGCAAGAGTCGCTGGAAAAATTGACCAAATTGGTAGAGCCGAATATTCCGGATGCCTGA
- a CDS encoding VOC family protein: MDKQLSPRLDIYVNYPGHCEQAFRFYEQHLGGKITMMMTQQQNPDASRLPENFRNAILHARIQIGNTVLMGADIPHAEPMRSAYLTLRFDTAEEAESSYALLAEGGEIFMKMEKTFFANRFAMLRDKFGTSWMLLNES, from the coding sequence ATGGACAAGCAACTTTCACCAAGGCTTGACATTTATGTAAACTATCCCGGTCATTGCGAACAAGCATTCCGGTTTTACGAACAGCATCTTGGCGGCAAGATTACAATGATGATGACACAGCAGCAGAATCCAGATGCATCAAGGCTGCCGGAGAACTTTAGGAACGCCATTCTTCACGCAAGAATTCAGATTGGCAACACGGTGCTGATGGGAGCCGATATTCCACACGCAGAACCCATGCGCAGCGCCTATCTCACCCTGCGTTTTGACACTGCGGAAGAAGCAGAAAGTAGTTATGCGCTGCTTGCGGAAGGTGGTGAGATTTTTATGAAGATGGAAAAGACATTTTTTGCAAACCGCTTTGCGATGCTGCGTGACAAGTTTGGAACGTCATGGATGCTTCTTAACGAAAGCTAA